Proteins encoded within one genomic window of Armatimonadota bacterium:
- a CDS encoding M20/M25/M40 family metallo-hydrolase has product MIVALALSLLAGTQSDLVSQISSERLVATIERLTSFNTRNTNSDGLTEACEWAASELGKLPRMQVELMTYRATGRRMVEEKDVVQVVAVLPGRTDRRILVGGHIDSLDRAVDPVTGRAPGADDDASGVAVAMELARVMSMRTWENTLVFVCFSGEEQGLLGSTALAARAKEEEWNLEAVFNNDIVGSSSNIAGYSNTREIRVFSDESTDHESRELARFTEWTVRRELDDFRVKLVFRLDRFGRGGDHRSFNLQGFNGIRFCEVHEEFTRQHTGQDKLEFIDPQYLRNAARANFVAMAALADAKPAPARVRVNRRQGHDTRLQWQAQDGVEYVVYWRDSASPVWQGTFEVGAVSEYTVFGINKDDHTFAVGSVGGLPVVAR; this is encoded by the coding sequence ATGATCGTAGCCCTTGCATTATCGTTACTGGCCGGAACGCAATCCGACCTTGTCAGCCAAATATCCTCGGAGCGACTCGTTGCTACTATCGAGCGCCTCACCTCGTTCAACACTCGAAACACGAACAGCGACGGGCTGACCGAGGCGTGTGAATGGGCGGCCTCCGAGCTTGGCAAGCTGCCCCGCATGCAGGTTGAGCTGATGACGTATCGTGCCACCGGGCGACGGATGGTCGAAGAGAAGGACGTCGTTCAGGTGGTGGCAGTTCTGCCCGGACGAACGGACCGGCGCATACTCGTCGGAGGGCACATCGACTCGCTCGATCGCGCCGTTGATCCGGTGACTGGCCGCGCGCCAGGCGCTGACGACGACGCGAGCGGTGTAGCCGTTGCGATGGAGCTGGCAAGAGTGATGTCGATGCGGACTTGGGAGAACACCCTCGTCTTTGTCTGCTTCAGCGGGGAAGAGCAGGGCCTGCTGGGATCGACTGCTCTGGCTGCGCGCGCGAAAGAGGAGGAGTGGAACCTCGAAGCAGTGTTCAACAACGACATCGTCGGATCTAGCAGCAATATCGCGGGCTACAGCAACACGCGGGAGATTCGCGTATTTAGCGACGAGAGCACAGACCACGAGAGTCGGGAGCTTGCGCGGTTCACCGAGTGGACTGTGCGCCGCGAGCTCGATGACTTCCGCGTAAAGCTGGTGTTCCGTCTTGACAGGTTTGGTCGCGGCGGCGACCACCGGTCGTTCAACCTTCAAGGGTTCAACGGCATCCGGTTCTGCGAAGTGCACGAGGAGTTCACGCGCCAGCACACTGGCCAGGACAAGCTGGAGTTCATCGACCCGCAGTACCTCCGCAACGCGGCACGCGCGAACTTCGTGGCGATGGCTGCGCTGGCCGATGCCAAGCCCGCACCCGCGCGAGTGAGGGTCAATCGGCGGCAAGGGCACGACACCCGCCTGCAGTGGCAGGCACAGGATGGCGTCGAGTACGTCGTCTACTGGCGGGACTCGGCGAGCCCGGTGTGGCAGGGCACGTTTGAAGTCGGCGCGGTGAGCGAGTACACCGTCTTCGGCATCAACAAGGACGACCACACGTTCGCCGTGGGCTCTGTCGGCGGACTTCCGGTCGTCGCACGATAG
- a CDS encoding prolyl oligopeptidase family serine peptidase, which yields MTRLLTVASVLAALFVTTICVAQPLPEAKTGLSIERLYDFPIVNGRSPAGEKMSPDGSKIVYGWNKTGERRRDVWVMDFPSGRSRMILDTSTIERPYRQDDERTDLQKEEEALYDSGLASFQWSPDGREIMTGSYRGRVWLMKPDGSDLRPLFDTNEQVSGAGYSPDGLYIGFVRSNNVFTYHRESGQVKQITFISKSGTTIGGFKWSSDSKNIAVDWSDSSKLGKHVMMDFSKDRAEVVNITRMWHGDKSWNAQTGIVPVEGGEIKWLSDIPRYNWKVAEEWSPDGKMYAIGWISDDFQEYTISVVHVKGMLFYNAYKETAPKNYIPDFRKLLWSRDSKRILFTTDIQDGEFINRSLFSMNAFGRNIEPVYAEDHDIAGVARAKDSDRIVLVTQARSPLTTEITIIEQDGSRTVHIPMENGVGTRVGFDDCSPPLISEDGTRIATMASSPTQPWELYAVEPRAKKLTTSPLPEFDKIDWADYKQVTFEAEDGRTIYGLLVTPKHMDASKKHSAFLGSMYANSAKMAWMGYFSNYAAEELGMVTLFVDFASSWGQGGERNSEYYKSMGVIDTREAVAAKGYLDSLGFVREDRVGVWGWSYGGFLTNMIMLTAPGVFDTGVAVAPVTDWFTYNEWYTRRRLGMQEDDEEIYKTTSPVHHAAGLQGNLFLIHGMLDDNVLFQDTARLMQSLINEGKYFDVMTYPRDDHSVGKATSRPHVFASVMRYLYWKLGRG from the coding sequence ATGACCAGGCTTCTCACTGTCGCGTCAGTTCTAGCTGCGCTCTTCGTCACCACAATCTGCGTTGCCCAACCGCTTCCCGAGGCGAAGACGGGGCTGAGCATTGAGCGGCTGTACGATTTTCCTATCGTCAACGGTCGCAGCCCGGCTGGCGAAAAGATGTCGCCCGACGGTTCGAAGATCGTTTACGGATGGAACAAGACCGGCGAGCGACGGCGCGACGTTTGGGTGATGGACTTTCCGAGTGGACGGTCCCGGATGATCCTCGATACGAGCACGATCGAGCGGCCGTACCGACAGGACGACGAACGAACGGACCTGCAAAAGGAGGAAGAGGCGCTCTACGATTCCGGACTTGCGAGTTTCCAGTGGTCGCCGGATGGGCGCGAGATCATGACCGGTTCGTATCGCGGCCGCGTTTGGCTGATGAAGCCTGACGGAAGCGACCTCCGCCCGTTGTTCGACACGAACGAACAGGTCAGCGGCGCGGGTTATTCGCCGGATGGGCTGTACATCGGTTTCGTCCGCAGCAACAACGTGTTCACCTACCATCGTGAATCCGGCCAGGTGAAGCAGATCACGTTCATCAGCAAGTCCGGCACGACGATCGGCGGGTTCAAGTGGTCGTCGGACTCGAAGAACATCGCCGTCGATTGGTCGGACAGCAGCAAGCTCGGCAAGCACGTGATGATGGACTTCAGCAAAGACCGCGCAGAGGTCGTCAACATCACGCGCATGTGGCACGGGGACAAAAGCTGGAACGCCCAAACGGGAATCGTGCCGGTCGAGGGTGGCGAGATCAAGTGGCTGTCGGACATCCCGCGCTACAACTGGAAGGTCGCCGAAGAGTGGTCGCCGGACGGAAAGATGTACGCGATCGGCTGGATCAGCGACGACTTTCAGGAGTACACGATCTCCGTCGTCCACGTCAAAGGCATGCTGTTCTACAACGCCTACAAAGAGACCGCGCCGAAGAACTACATCCCGGACTTTCGAAAGCTGCTGTGGTCGCGCGACAGCAAGCGGATTCTTTTCACCACCGATATCCAAGACGGGGAGTTCATCAACCGTTCGCTGTTTTCGATGAACGCGTTTGGGAGGAACATCGAGCCGGTGTACGCCGAGGATCACGACATCGCTGGCGTCGCGCGGGCGAAGGACAGCGACCGGATCGTCCTGGTGACGCAAGCGCGCAGTCCGCTGACTACCGAGATCACGATCATCGAGCAGGACGGCTCGCGCACCGTGCACATCCCGATGGAGAACGGCGTCGGCACGCGTGTGGGATTCGACGACTGCTCGCCTCCTCTGATCAGCGAAGACGGCACACGGATCGCGACCATGGCCAGTTCGCCGACCCAGCCTTGGGAGCTGTACGCGGTCGAGCCGCGCGCGAAGAAACTCACAACCAGTCCGCTGCCGGAGTTCGACAAGATCGATTGGGCGGACTACAAGCAGGTGACGTTCGAAGCCGAGGACGGGCGCACGATATACGGCCTGCTCGTGACGCCGAAGCACATGGATGCGAGCAAGAAGCACTCGGCCTTCCTGGGCAGCATGTACGCCAACAGCGCGAAGATGGCGTGGATGGGGTACTTCTCCAACTACGCGGCGGAAGAGCTGGGGATGGTGACGCTCTTCGTGGACTTTGCGTCGAGCTGGGGCCAGGGCGGCGAGCGCAACAGCGAGTACTACAAGTCGATGGGCGTGATCGATACGCGCGAGGCAGTGGCGGCGAAGGGTTATCTGGATTCGCTTGGATTCGTTAGAGAGGATCGTGTCGGCGTGTGGGGCTGGAGCTACGGGGGCTTCCTCACAAACATGATCATGCTCACCGCGCCGGGCGTCTTCGATACGGGAGTCGCGGTCGCGCCGGTCACCGATTGGTTCACCTACAACGAGTGGTACACGCGCCGTCGGCTCGGGATGCAAGAGGACGACGAGGAGATCTACAAGACGACTTCGCCCGTACACCACGCCGCAGGATTGCAAGGCAACCTGTTCCTCATCCATGGGATGCTCGACGACAACGTGCTGTTCCAAGACACGGCGCGGCTGATGCAAAGCCTGATCAACGAGGGCAAGTACTTCGACGTGATGACGTATCCGCGAGACGACCACAGCGTCGGCAAAGCGACCAGTCGCCCGCACGTTTTCGCGAGCGTCATGCGGTACCTGTACTGGAAGTTGGGCAGGGGGTAG
- a CDS encoding NAD(P) transhydrogenase subunit alpha: MQLTICIVKETAQGEARVAIVPEVLGKFMAAGASVVIEKGAGLDAGIPDSDYEGARFEADAASVLRQADVLLKVQPTTLDEIAALKSGVIVVGLMQPHKQIEAVRALKDRKITSFAMELIPRISRAQSMDVLSSQASVAGYKAVLLAANALDKFLPMLTTAAGTIRPAQALIIGAGVAGLQAIATARRLGAMVEAFDVRSETKEQIESLGAKFVDTGVVAEGEGGYARELTDEERAQQQKVLEDHIAKADIVITTAAVPGRTAPRIISKSAVERMKPGAVIVDLACESGGNCELTCPGETVKHGNVTILAPLNIASLIPRHASDMYSRNLFNFLQPAITEDGLKIDWEDEVFAGAVLTHDGEIKHEQTRKAAENA; the protein is encoded by the coding sequence ATGCAGCTAACGATTTGCATCGTCAAAGAGACCGCGCAGGGAGAAGCGCGAGTGGCGATTGTTCCAGAGGTTCTCGGCAAATTCATGGCCGCCGGAGCATCGGTCGTCATAGAGAAAGGGGCGGGCCTCGATGCCGGAATACCGGATTCAGACTACGAAGGCGCTCGGTTCGAAGCCGATGCTGCGAGCGTGCTGAGGCAGGCCGACGTTCTACTCAAGGTCCAGCCGACGACCCTCGACGAAATCGCGGCGCTCAAGTCCGGCGTGATCGTCGTCGGGCTCATGCAGCCGCACAAACAGATCGAGGCAGTCCGCGCGCTGAAGGACCGAAAGATAACAAGCTTTGCGATGGAGCTGATCCCTCGCATTTCGCGTGCGCAGTCGATGGACGTGCTGTCGTCGCAAGCCTCTGTCGCGGGCTACAAGGCGGTGCTGCTAGCAGCCAACGCGCTCGATAAGTTCCTGCCGATGCTGACCACCGCCGCTGGCACGATCCGCCCTGCGCAAGCGCTCATCATCGGCGCAGGCGTCGCCGGCCTGCAAGCCATCGCCACGGCGCGCAGGCTCGGCGCAATGGTCGAGGCGTTCGACGTGCGAAGTGAGACGAAAGAGCAGATCGAGTCGCTCGGAGCGAAGTTCGTCGACACCGGCGTCGTCGCAGAGGGCGAAGGCGGATACGCGCGCGAGCTGACCGACGAGGAGCGCGCACAACAGCAGAAAGTGCTGGAAGACCACATCGCAAAGGCCGACATCGTGATCACGACGGCAGCGGTGCCTGGGCGCACTGCACCCCGCATCATCAGCAAGAGCGCTGTCGAGCGGATGAAGCCCGGCGCGGTCATCGTCGACCTCGCGTGCGAAAGCGGCGGAAACTGCGAGCTGACCTGCCCGGGCGAAACAGTCAAACACGGCAACGTAACAATTCTAGCGCCCTTGAACATCGCTTCTCTAATACCGCGACACGCAAGTGACATGTACTCGCGCAACCTGTTCAACTTCCTACAGCCAGCGATCACAGAAGACGGCCTCAAGATCGACTGGGAGGACGAGGTGTTCGCGGGCGCAGTCCTGACGCACGACGGCGAGATCAAGCACGAACAGACGCGCAAGGCGGCAGAAAATGCTTGA
- a CDS encoding NAD(P)(+) transhydrogenase (Re/Si-specific) subunit beta → MNLDPLIQACYFVAAILFIVGLKRMSSPVTARGGMVWAGVGMIVATLVSFLTPGMANFGLILVAIAVGGGAALITGKRVAMTDMPQMIALYNGMGGGAAGAIAAVELFKDERLDVDIASLAVLGGLIGAISFTGSLIAFAKLQGLIRGSLRFRPINVINAVLLIIVLGLGAAIATGPVPPGTVTIFFIVALVIGISMTVPIGGGDMPVVISLFNALTGLAVAFEGFVLNNAAMIIAGTVVGAAGTLLTQLMAKAMNRSLGNVLFSQFGDAPVLEGGEVQGSLKPIEASDAGIMMAFANKVIIIPGYGMAVAQAQHKVWELCQVLIERGVTVKFAIQPVAGRMPGHMNVLLAEAGVPYDLIYDESEINAEFDSADVALVIGANDVVNPVARTDPSSPIYGMPILNADKAKNAIVIKRGKGAGFSGIENALFLADNTRMLYGDGQKMAAALISAIKEI, encoded by the coding sequence GTGAATCTCGACCCGCTGATCCAGGCGTGCTACTTCGTCGCAGCGATCCTCTTCATCGTCGGGCTCAAGCGCATGAGCTCGCCGGTCACGGCTCGCGGCGGAATGGTCTGGGCGGGCGTCGGCATGATCGTCGCGACGCTGGTGTCGTTCCTGACGCCGGGCATGGCCAACTTCGGATTGATCCTTGTCGCGATCGCCGTCGGAGGTGGAGCAGCTCTGATCACCGGCAAGAGAGTCGCGATGACCGACATGCCGCAGATGATCGCGCTCTACAACGGAATGGGCGGCGGCGCAGCGGGCGCGATAGCGGCCGTCGAGCTATTCAAAGACGAAAGACTCGACGTCGACATTGCTAGCCTCGCCGTGCTCGGGGGCTTGATCGGAGCGATCTCGTTCACCGGCAGCCTCATCGCGTTCGCAAAGCTGCAAGGGCTCATCCGCGGCTCGCTGAGGTTCCGCCCGATCAACGTGATCAACGCCGTGCTGCTGATCATCGTGCTCGGTCTCGGTGCGGCAATCGCGACCGGTCCGGTGCCTCCGGGCACGGTGACCATCTTCTTCATCGTCGCACTTGTGATCGGTATCTCGATGACCGTCCCGATCGGCGGTGGCGATATGCCGGTCGTGATCTCGCTGTTCAACGCACTGACGGGGCTCGCCGTCGCGTTCGAGGGGTTCGTGCTGAACAACGCGGCGATGATCATCGCAGGCACCGTCGTCGGAGCGGCGGGCACGCTGCTCACGCAACTGATGGCGAAGGCAATGAACCGCTCGCTGGGCAACGTGCTGTTCTCGCAGTTTGGCGACGCTCCAGTGCTCGAAGGCGGCGAAGTTCAGGGCAGCCTGAAACCGATCGAGGCGAGCGACGCCGGCATTATGATGGCGTTCGCTAACAAGGTCATCATCATCCCCGGCTACGGAATGGCCGTCGCGCAGGCGCAGCACAAGGTCTGGGAGCTGTGCCAAGTGCTGATCGAGCGCGGAGTGACCGTCAAGTTCGCGATTCAGCCGGTCGCTGGGCGCATGCCCGGACACATGAACGTGCTGCTCGCCGAGGCTGGCGTGCCGTACGACCTGATCTATGACGAGAGCGAGATCAACGCGGAGTTCGATAGCGCGGACGTCGCGCTCGTAATCGGTGCGAACGACGTGGTCAACCCGGTTGCGCGCACCGATCCTTCCAGCCCGATCTACGGAATGCCGATCCTAAACGCCGACAAGGCAAAGAACGCGATCGTGATCAAGCGTGGAAAGGGCGCCGGGTTCTCGGGCATCGAGAACGCGCTGTTCCTGGCCGACAACACGCGCATGCTGTACGGCGACGGCCAAAAGATGGCAGCCGCGCTGATCAGCGCGATCAAGGAGATTTAG
- a CDS encoding NAD(P) transhydrogenase subunit alpha — protein sequence MLEITGFIALYIFMLAAFAGYEVIARVPVILHTPLMSGSNFIHGIVLVGAMVVLGSATSTLGQVIGFIAVALAAGNAVGGYVVTARMLEMFKPSKKESE from the coding sequence ATGCTTGAAATTACCGGATTCATCGCTCTATACATCTTCATGCTCGCAGCGTTCGCAGGCTATGAAGTGATAGCCCGAGTGCCCGTCATCCTGCACACGCCGCTGATGTCCGGCTCGAACTTCATCCACGGAATCGTTCTCGTGGGCGCGATGGTCGTGCTGGGGAGTGCGACGTCCACGCTCGGACAAGTGATCGGCTTCATCGCGGTCGCCCTGGCGGCCGGCAATGCGGTCGGCGGCTACGTCGTGACGGCGAGGATGTTGGAGATGTTCAAGCCCAGCAAGAAGGAGAGCGAGTGA
- a CDS encoding substrate-binding domain-containing protein translates to MRIGSILGLAALAVLVGCNGGQRSSNGDSKGYKIAMIPKGTSHEFWKTVEAGARKAADELNVDLTWKGTATEDERNQQIQIVNDFVGVVDAIALAPLDSKGLRGPVKSANEAGTPVIIFDSSIEDSKIVSFVATDNRAAGAKAGEAMVEKLGGSGTVIVLRYQEGSASTNEREEGFLAAVRAGGLEVLSDEQYAGASSEEARQNGGRLLQRFISGNRLTIDGVFCPNESSAFGMLLAMQEAGVAGTVAFFGFDSNEKLLDGLRNGDVDGLILQDPFNMGYITVKTIVAHLNGESVEPLTDTGSTLVTSENIDSDAIQKLLNPLG, encoded by the coding sequence ATGCGAATTGGATCGATCTTGGGTCTGGCAGCGCTTGCTGTACTCGTGGGCTGTAACGGTGGCCAGCGGTCATCGAACGGAGACTCGAAGGGCTATAAGATAGCGATGATCCCGAAGGGGACGTCGCACGAGTTCTGGAAGACTGTCGAGGCCGGTGCGCGCAAGGCCGCAGATGAATTGAACGTCGACCTGACGTGGAAGGGTACGGCGACCGAAGACGAGAGGAACCAGCAGATTCAGATCGTGAACGACTTCGTCGGCGTCGTCGACGCGATCGCGCTCGCGCCTTTGGACAGCAAGGGTCTTCGCGGCCCTGTGAAATCGGCGAACGAAGCCGGAACGCCCGTCATCATCTTCGACTCCAGCATCGAGGACAGCAAGATCGTCTCGTTCGTCGCGACCGACAACCGAGCAGCGGGCGCAAAGGCGGGCGAAGCGATGGTCGAAAAACTGGGCGGCAGTGGAACGGTCATCGTCCTGCGGTATCAAGAGGGCTCCGCCAGCACCAATGAGCGCGAAGAGGGGTTCCTCGCAGCGGTCCGTGCCGGCGGTCTCGAGGTTCTCAGCGATGAACAGTACGCTGGCGCGTCTTCGGAAGAGGCCCGCCAAAACGGCGGACGCCTTCTCCAGCGGTTCATCTCCGGCAACCGACTGACGATCGACGGCGTCTTCTGTCCGAACGAGTCATCGGCCTTCGGGATGCTGCTGGCCATGCAGGAAGCGGGCGTCGCGGGTACGGTCGCGTTCTTCGGTTTCGACTCGAACGAGAAGCTGCTCGATGGATTGCGCAACGGCGATGTAGACGGGCTAATCCTGCAAGACCCGTTCAACATGGGCTACATCACGGTCAAGACGATCGTCGCGCACCTGAACGGTGAAAGCGTCGAGCCCTTGACAGACACCGGATCGACCCTCGTCACGAGTGAGAACATCGATTCTGACGCAATCCAGAAGCTTCTCAACCCGCTCGGTTAG
- a CDS encoding alkaline phosphatase D family protein, which produces MVLAVLLVSLLLAPSADSIRFDWDDVPDRTWIGEDWWANAIQDWEVADGRVVCTEGRDNFPLRTAQLLTTYLAGDSGSFSIAVTVGTGDGTKLRDGGLVGVIFGHGGDGVDHRISCLVHHKPAEDGGMLAAVDHTGRVQLRDFSTPVEGGYSWSLSGATSPDLMPEYEPIREAHVDKAEFKPLRLSINVSPNGDNYNVRLSASETATGGVISMAWYEGIPAHQVEGGIGLVSHLGPDSGSSVWFDDFYVSGPKVRTEERRAFGPVISAMHTVSAGMMKMTVQMPPLGDRDRQTAQLQIMIGNQAIVADTALLDEDSYTFRFFVGNWDASRDMPYRIIYNDKQAWNGTIRAEPKEEDEFVIAAFTGHKSFVGPLRWNSTGIWTPHQEVVDAVTYHDPDLLFFSGDQIYEGDLTPARRNPPEDVYLDYLHKWYRFLWAYRDLMRDIPTVCLPDDHDVYHGNIWGAGGRKAVAHEGMTAQDSGGYTLPASVVNAIHRSQVSHLPDPFDPESIEQRISVYYTAIRYGGVSFAVIGDRMFKDSPTPTVPAGQFKNGWPLADGFDARDADVPGAILLGERQEEFLDHWADDWSGGTWMKVLLSQTPLVNVATLPASANNDGVVPQLPIYAVGGYPPDDQPASDADSNGWPQTPRDRAVRIIRKAFALHINGDQHLASVVQYGVDEWRDAGYSFCVPAVGNTWPRRWMPLVAGLNQVPGAPRYTGDYFDGFGNLMTVWAVANPFQTGYLPSNLYDRVPGYGIVRLNRSTRDITMECWPRWVSQPAANAEQYRGWPITINQLDNYPRRRFGYLPPIISASAYDPVVQVVNEATREVLYTVRIIGRSIRPWVFEDGTYTVWFGEPGTTSWTRIRGLRPTVD; this is translated from the coding sequence ATGGTGCTCGCCGTCTTGCTAGTGTCGCTCCTGCTAGCCCCGTCGGCCGATTCCATCAGGTTCGACTGGGACGACGTGCCGGATCGAACTTGGATCGGCGAGGACTGGTGGGCGAACGCGATCCAGGATTGGGAGGTGGCGGACGGCCGCGTAGTCTGCACGGAGGGGCGAGACAACTTTCCGCTTCGCACCGCGCAGTTGCTCACGACGTATCTGGCGGGAGATTCTGGCTCGTTCAGTATTGCTGTCACGGTCGGAACGGGCGATGGAACGAAACTGCGAGATGGCGGATTGGTCGGGGTGATTTTCGGCCACGGCGGGGACGGCGTCGATCACCGCATCTCTTGTTTGGTACACCACAAACCGGCAGAAGATGGTGGCATGCTTGCTGCTGTTGATCACACAGGGCGCGTGCAGCTGCGCGATTTTTCTACTCCTGTCGAGGGCGGTTACTCTTGGTCGCTGTCGGGAGCGACCAGCCCAGACCTGATGCCCGAGTACGAGCCAATTCGCGAAGCGCATGTTGACAAAGCAGAGTTCAAGCCGCTCCGCCTTTCAATTAATGTAAGTCCGAACGGGGACAACTACAATGTGCGGCTTTCCGCGTCTGAAACAGCCACTGGCGGGGTGATCAGCATGGCATGGTACGAGGGGATTCCGGCGCACCAAGTGGAGGGCGGAATCGGCCTAGTCTCGCACTTGGGGCCGGACTCGGGGTCGTCAGTCTGGTTCGACGACTTTTACGTCAGCGGTCCGAAGGTTCGCACGGAGGAACGGCGGGCGTTCGGACCCGTGATCAGCGCGATGCACACGGTCAGCGCCGGCATGATGAAGATGACGGTACAGATGCCGCCGCTTGGCGACAGGGATCGCCAGACTGCACAGTTGCAGATCATGATTGGCAATCAGGCGATCGTAGCTGATACGGCGCTCCTCGATGAGGACTCGTATACGTTTCGGTTCTTCGTCGGCAATTGGGACGCCAGCCGCGACATGCCGTACCGAATCATCTACAACGACAAGCAAGCGTGGAACGGAACGATTCGGGCCGAGCCGAAAGAGGAAGACGAGTTCGTGATAGCGGCTTTCACGGGGCACAAGAGCTTCGTCGGGCCGCTGCGATGGAACTCGACCGGTATCTGGACGCCGCACCAAGAGGTCGTCGACGCGGTAACTTACCATGACCCCGACCTGCTGTTCTTCTCCGGCGATCAGATTTACGAGGGCGACCTAACTCCAGCGCGCCGCAACCCGCCCGAGGACGTGTACCTCGACTACCTGCACAAGTGGTACAGGTTTCTGTGGGCTTACCGCGACCTGATGCGCGACATCCCGACCGTGTGCTTGCCGGACGACCACGACGTTTATCACGGAAACATCTGGGGAGCGGGCGGTCGCAAGGCTGTTGCACATGAGGGGATGACGGCGCAGGACAGCGGTGGCTACACGCTGCCAGCTTCGGTCGTGAACGCGATCCACCGTTCGCAGGTCAGCCACCTGCCAGATCCGTTCGACCCAGAGTCGATCGAGCAAAGGATCAGCGTGTACTACACGGCGATTCGTTACGGAGGAGTTAGTTTTGCTGTGATCGGCGACAGGATGTTCAAGGACTCCCCGACTCCGACAGTGCCTGCGGGGCAGTTCAAGAACGGGTGGCCGCTGGCCGATGGTTTTGATGCACGCGACGCGGATGTTCCCGGCGCGATCCTTCTTGGAGAACGGCAAGAGGAATTTCTAGATCATTGGGCGGACGACTGGAGCGGCGGCACTTGGATGAAGGTGCTGCTCTCTCAAACGCCGCTTGTGAACGTCGCTACCCTGCCTGCAAGCGCGAACAACGACGGCGTGGTTCCGCAGTTGCCGATCTATGCGGTCGGGGGTTATCCGCCGGACGATCAGCCCGCGAGCGATGCCGATAGCAACGGTTGGCCGCAGACCCCGCGCGACCGCGCGGTCAGGATCATCCGCAAGGCGTTCGCGCTGCACATAAATGGCGACCAGCACTTAGCCAGCGTTGTGCAGTACGGCGTTGACGAATGGCGCGACGCTGGGTACAGCTTCTGCGTTCCGGCAGTGGGGAACACCTGGCCGCGCCGCTGGATGCCTCTGGTCGCTGGTCTCAATCAGGTTCCTGGCGCACCTCGGTACACCGGCGACTACTTCGATGGATTTGGAAATCTAATGACGGTTTGGGCCGTCGCAAATCCGTTCCAGACGGGGTACCTGCCTTCTAATTTGTACGACCGCGTGCCCGGTTACGGCATCGTCCGTCTCAACCGTTCGACGCGAGACATCACGATGGAGTGCTGGCCTCGCTGGGTGTCGCAGCCCGCCGCGAACGCGGAGCAGTACCGTGGCTGGCCGATTACGATCAACCAGCTCGACAACTACCCGAGGCGACGGTTCGGATACCTGCCGCCGATCATCTCGGCAAGCGCATACGACCCGGTCGTGCAGGTCGTGAACGAAGCGACTCGCGAGGTCCTCTATACAGTCCGCATCATCGGTCGGTCGATCCGCCCGTGGGTGTTCGAAGATGGCACCTACACAGTGTGGTTCGGCGAACCCGGCACGACGTCTTGGACGCGAATACGGGGTCTGCGCCCTACTGTCGATTGA